In Mercenaria mercenaria strain notata chromosome 13, MADL_Memer_1, whole genome shotgun sequence, the DNA window TAACAGGTTTACCAGTTTTACTGGAATCCTTATCACTGAATATAAGTAGTTAATaacaaaactgaaaagaaaacaaaatcacaatttcaatTTCTTGCTATTACCAATAAAGTctttttctaaaatgtaataAACCTTACTGTGTATTATCAAAACATTTCGAAGCAGACAAAACCCTTCCaactaacaagagggtcatgatgaccctggatcgctcacctgagtaatatgagccaactgtttcaaatggcaaactgatgctaaaatattaaaaaggtaggtcagtaggtcacattcatgttaAATGAAAGTCACTTTTAAGAtcggtgtacaaaactgtacaagtcatccaaatttcaaggctgtatcttaaaaaacatgaaagtaggtcagtaggtcaaggtcacagtcaagtgatccctaatcgcttggggccatcaggtaattatagttatagttataataatttaaacacacttgttagagatccatcaggcaatgctacataccaaatatcaaaggcctaggccttgaactttcagacaagaagatctttaatttttttccctatataagtctatgttaaacttggtaccctcagggtagggcctcttttcaccctagggaaataatttgaacaattttggtagagaaacactaggaaaggcaacatacttaatatcaaaagcctaggccttgcagtttcaggcaagaagacttttaaagttttttttcctatatatgtctatgtaaaacttgagacccccaggggcagggcctcttttcatcccaggggcacaatttgaacaacctcaatagaggaccataagataatgtcacaagccaaatatctaggctctacgccttgcggttttggacaagatttttaaagtttttcctttcggttgccatggcaaccagagttctgcatggaactaaattctttgaataattttgaaaggggaccacccaaggatcattcctgtgaagtttggtgtaattctgcccagtggttttcaagaagaagatttttttagaaaatgttgacggacacacgaccgACGAGGGACATTggccggtcacaaaagctcaccataagcctttggctcaggtgagctaaagtaATGGTGGAGAAAAACCGTCCTGTGATTTTGGACAGACTAGGTGAAAACCACTCCTAGTAAGCTGTTTAATTACACTTATTGAGAAGGTTTTTTGTCCGCCTTGAATTTTTATCAGAAGTGGTTTTGTctactttgatatttttaactcttttttttttttccttgaaGAAGTTTGTCTGGCTCTTTTTTACATGGTAATCATGCCTTCATACTACACTGATCAAGTGTTAAACATCGTCCTATATTCTTCTACAGtgattttttcccaatttttggcAGCCGACTATCAGCTGTTTCACGTACCCAAAAATAGCTATATTTTCCactaaaatcttttaattttccCTTAAAACAGGTTATATTTtccccttttgaaaaaaaaagttccatAATATGCATAGcgaataatttaaagaaaatcgGCATTTCAATACTTTAATACTGTTTGCGTAATGTTGCTTCAAACatgagctgtcagtggacagcatgcTAAACTATTCTAATTGCTTgacagtataatataagctatgagtaaaactttaacattacaataagcatattctaagtcgaaaaggggccataattcagtcaaaatgcttgatagagttgcctcctcctttttacagactggggtcatgatggtaaacaagtatgtaaaatatgcaagcaatatctcaatggactttgaaaatatttggggtggtacgcaaactttaacattacaataagcatattctgtcgaaaaggggccataattcagtcaaaatgcttgatagagttgcctcctcctttttacagactggggtcatgatggttatcaagtatgcaaaatatcaaagcaatatctcaatggactttgaaaatatttggggtggtacgcaaactttaacatttgtgtgatgctcacgctcacgccgacgccggggcgagtaggatagctcccctattcttcaaatagtcgagctaaaaacaactcGAGTGGCTATAATTGattgataataacaataatgtcTTTATTTACTGAGGCTACACATCTGGGTAacccaatcttccatgtgggcccAATTACGTCACACTGTTTATATTTCTGACATGTGTTGCTGCAATGTACAGCAGATTCGCAGTTTATGGATGACTGTCTTCCTTTTAATATCGAATGGTAAACACTGACTGTTGGTTTTAATGCGCTATTATTTTTGAAGTATGTTTGGCGTTTAACTAAATACCGGTCTTTACCAGTATGTCCGACAATCTTACACATGTCACCAAGGTAACATGTTTTGGGTGAAAACACtaaaattaaatagaaattaataaaaacaagaattttTTGGCAGACAACTTTGTGACCGAATATTCTCGTTCCCCTCCCAACATTTACGTTTCTCTTGAAATATCTCAATTATTAAACAAGgcaaaattttgtcttttagttttgtttttttcccaacTAATCTAGACCTTATGCATTGAAAATAACTTTACAATATTTAGTCAATGTATGATCCAATCTTCTTACTGGTAACATTTAATTAACTGTGCTCCAGTTTCAAAGCAGCAAGAAAAATGAAGAGAATGGAAATAATTCATCATGTATTAAGTAGAAATAGGAAGGAAATCTAAATGTTTCACTTTTGGTAGTTCCATTTTACATCATATAGTTCTAAACAGACCAAGTAATATATATAGTTGTGAGACTAAAAACTTCACATAGGAAATAAGTATTGTGTCTGTTATGATGAATATCAAGTGTCTATGATTAAAATTTGGATTTCCCCCTTTTCGGATTTATCAAAAAATTACTGTGCATGACAGCTATATCAAAACCTGGAGTTGGTAGATCTCTAAATGTCAAGTTGACTGGTTCTTAAAAACATCTCTGAGAcaatttgttgtatacaaaaccTGTCCTTAAACTCTTAACTGAGATGATGGTTTATGCATATTATTTCTGTGACAACATCTGAGACAAAAACAAGTCAGACAGACTGGTGACACAATGTATTAGTCCTATAAGCTACCTACTGATATTTACTAACCTTGGGTCATAATGCGTCACCCTGCATATATCAAGAGTATTTTTGATGACCTGTCCTAGGGTATCGTGCTGATGTACACCAAGAATGGCTGTCCTCGCCACAGCACTGTTACTGGCAACAAATCTTCCAGAATCTCTCCATACTATCTCCGATGCCTacaataaattcaaaactgctTTTATTCCAACATAgatttttttaacagaataaCCTTACAGTTTAAATAATACAACAGACAATGTCAATCTGGCAGTTCAAACAATGTCTATCataatgaaattaattttaagttgttttttctATAAACAATAATGGCCACAAAGAACATAATTTTAATTTACACTTttttcttggaaaaaaaaaaacaatggtttAACTTTAAATGCCAATCATCATCCACcagcagtaaaaaaaaaaatcatgtttatcaaATATTCCTGACAACTTTCACCATATTTTCTGTACACTTAGCAACTGAAAAATCCACAACTGATAAAATGAGAGACTTAAAATCAAGGCTTTTACAAATGACTATTAGTTAATGactaaaataatgaaacaaagtcAAAGCGAAAAATACCAAATTATGCACCTTACCCTTAAAGGTTCCTCCGAGAACTGTGGGTGACTTACAACATTTTTAACATGTGAGCATACACCTGGGCTACCCTCGTCACCAAGTTCTGGTAAACCTTGTTCAGACCAGCACATCAAACGCTTCGCATAGTCCACTGGGTCTACctgtaaatataaaaacttttcaCCTTTTGTTGTAAATGTCATTTAAAGTCACCTGATCAAAATTGGaagttctgtaccagtacatgtACATGATATAATACATGAGCCTTGCACCTAGATAATAGGAATTTTAACAGGTTTTTCctcaaatatggaaatatttctCATTCATTAATTAAATTCAACTACACATATTAGTTTGTATGtagataatatgaaataaggcactgcctcaatcaggAATCAATCctacttcaactcatcccataacatttgaaaagaactgtctaatggcCATGATGACAGCACgggaaaacacattttttaatacaatagaaaatatctcatttagtaTATCGCATGTCACCATCGATTTCCGTCGCTACGCGTAGGATcaattccctatcaatttaaaggtagattttggaataaaaacaacactgcctatattgtattgtattacatgtaatttCCGCCTCTTGGCTAGACACACCCTCCGGAgtggtatatttatttatatgaactgtgctcactagctgcttttatttacaagtgcacactatgtgtatatatatataccatacatccatatttgtactgatgtgcaagacgttgcggtgcagacaagttatgtggacgcttattaggcacaaggaaaaagcatattcttcaaaataatccGAAGTCAAGACGCTCTGTGCAgatgccggaagtacacatttttttaattcgatagtatatatctcattcggtatatcgcatgttactgtGGAGGAACCGATCCAGATTTTCATCGCTTTGCGAATTTTTAAGAGTATCAGATAACTGAATTGTCATTTTTTATCAGATATTTAAGGGGTAGACACTTTTTCAACTGCAAATGTGACTCATTTTCATATACAAATTTCATTGATGACAAAAGctctgaaataattttaaaaaaaaaaacattaaaaaatgcatACTGTCATATTAACTCACCACAGATTTCTTCTGCACTATGGACTGCAATATGAGAACCATTTGATCAGTTTCATCAGTCCAGTCTCCCTGTTGCCACTTCCTGCGATGTGCGTCCGGAAAACATTTCTTATGAACCATTTCAAGTTTGTCATACACTTCTTTATAAtgctgaaatatttcatttacataaaactgTTAACtcaataaaattgatatatcaTACTACATTGTAATATCAAAAAGTATGTGTTTATTTTTCAGAGAAATAGCTTTGGCATCGTGTTTTAAAATGGTTCTAATCTAATTCTGTGAAATTAATAAATTTCACAAGCATGAAATCCAGTGGTCACTGGTTCTGGccaaaattacttttttaaatttcaaaattttgacctaTGAAACATTCTATAAATGGGAACTTTACTACTCATTGAGATTTAAATTTATAGACTGattcaaccatgaaatccacaaaagtCAGTCcccaacaaatatttttaaaatgatttcacagtataggaaatttcacaaaaacaagGTGTCTGTACATTTGCCTGCTGGTGTTACTCTTGGTCTACCAAAGGCACACCTTGAATAATGAATAGTTTGAAAGCACTGTGGAATTTATATACTGAATTTTTCAATTCATGTCATCAATGAAACCAAACTAAATGGCGAGAGCTCTCATCTGAAATACACATGCATCTTGAAGATATAAATTTGTATATGAACAAGCTGGATATCATATTCTAAAATTGtactaaaaatttattttatgtgaaTACTCCTTCAGTCACAGACATTATTTATCATGTTCATTGGGTCTAAACATAAAATTCTGTGTATCAGGTTACCTGACCCTAACTAACGCATACCCAACCCTACCCTATTACATTAAACCAGAACCATTTAACACTTATTAGAACATGAGAAAAGAATGTAGAAGTgtataaaaacaatacaaaaacctTTTTAATCTCATCTTTTCTTAGTCCTTCTGTCAGCAATCCAATGGCATCACCAACGCACTGGCCATATATCGTAGCATAGATCCTGTCATATGTTCTGTGTATTTCTCTACGTAACACCTGAAGTTGAACAACCACAAAGTCTATTATACTGTCTGCCCTATTCAAAAATCTAAGCCATCAGCAAGTGTAAAGTATACTGATCAATAAGTATGTTGTTGATTACAGAAtcctttaaaaacaagagctgtcagaggacaggaacactcgactattcaacagcctagtcaactgaatgaatacaaaatttgacaaagggacataattttgtaaaaatgcaaaacagggttatggaacttgTACAGTCTATATCAGCTCATGAAAGCGGGTAAGTGTGTCACGTTTTAagccattcccattagtgggtaccgagataccagcatacatacaaaaccttaaccaaaaacttctaagtcgaaaaggggcataatcttgaaaaaagtaaaattgagttatggaacctgtgcaacgtaagtcagtttatcaaagtgaattagtgtgtgaagtttcaatacattcccattGGTAGGTACAGTGATGCCAGCTCACATACAAAACGTTAACCAAAATTTTCCAAGTtgacaaagggacataattttgtaaaaaagtaaagtagagttatggaacttgtgtgATGCAAGTCAATTTATCACATCGAATAAGTACCGGTATGTGAAGATtaaatccattccaacaagtggttactgagatattagtccaaataatttgaagtCAGAACTGATTCCGAGATATTTTCGTGATAAAGAATCCCTCTCTTTAGAGGAGAGATATCGACCTGCacatgcaaaaattatcacaatatcgcgaCTCGCGTACATTTAGTTGGACTAGATTTTTGGATGATATATGTATGTGACTGGACAATTTCAAGTGTTCAGTTATTACTGGGAGTTGTCGAGGTGGTATAGGGGGCTTTTAAAGTAGGGGTGGGGCACAATACTTTTGGACCAGTTCGTACGCGGAGCACGACGACATCCTGatctgataaaaaataatttggaAGTGTCtacagggctctcgcgagtgggcgacttgagcgaaataggcgctctagaacttcaaacttcgctcaaatctaacctcaaagcgaaatgcaagtcgcccgattttctttgatttccgcactcgctaattactgctacccggactgttgacaatttgcacggtgtcataaatgagtgttgaatacacaaacacacgccggtagcataatttaagctccgcctacctcaggtacttgcgagattttccccgagaagtgtgaaagcgaatcaaattatctgGTACACCAGAGTCTATTGTGTTAAGCCAATCAGTGCCGCGTTTATGTCTTTGACACTTAgcgttaattgtcaacatgttcgagtgcaaaaaaaaacaaacaacacaatgttttattaaagaaactgctgattaaccatgcgattaattggaatatggtacacaaatatttgttatctatgataaaagaacgacatgtaatgtattaactacgttaaattgacttccattgatgaatttattttaatatgtatttctagtttacacattttactttcagttttataattcgagtgagatactgacattcctcggtgaataactcggtgcaaagagctacaaaaataaatacacttctacttctttgctcagtgttaataataaacacttcatataagatataaccaaaattcggcagGTTACATttacagcatcggcttgaattttgaaaactactgtttttcagaattttgtaacgaAAGGAttaccactgtatgggaaatgatctaactaagaaaatgaatgatcacatcaatgttttttatcaagaaaatttacagccacctttcgaatcactcaacatcataTTGCGGTAGAAAAAGttttcccacttctccctaaagtctccccacttctccctaaaccagcttgagggagaagtgacttctcccaaaaatttggacctagctagacccctggtCTATCGGCAAGACGGTTGTGCCGATTATATTTCTTGTTCACATGACGGTCGTGCTGATCAGTATTCTTATCTGCACGACGGGTGTTTCGGTAGCATTCCTATTTTTGGCGTAAGGTATACCTTAGTTAAAAATTATAACTAGCTATTACAGCATCATGTTCATTGTTTAAGATGTTTAAATCAATAGACTTTAATTAGATATAACAACAACACCGCTACAAATACCATTATTAGTAAAATTAACTGAAAAATTTACCAGCTGCAAATAAATCGAAAGAATGCACCGAAAACATGTTCCTGCATTATATTATCAGTAGTTAGTTGTCATACCGTAATGCCGTGATTTTACTTTTCCTACTAAGTTTTTAATTCAGTAAATCGTACTTGAGTGTTTCAACATAATGCTAACATTGTATCTGTAGAGGAATAGCGGGGCAGTATGCCCCGCCCTTTTTTTTGTGAGTCACGCTGCCCATTTCCGATGATCGCCACACTGCCCTTCCATACAAACTGTTCTTGTCTTTCAGAAACCCGCCCCTTTGCCTCTGAAGTTTTGACACATTAATAACTGCTCGCTTTGTTAACTTTCTGCCCAAAATCACTGTGTGTATTGTATATTTTCCGAAAATAGAAATTCGGTCATGGCCCATGAACACATGTGATGTACTGGTTCCCCAAGTACTAGCGTCCTAGTATTAAGTTAGCCGGGCGCTATTATGTCAGGAAAGATCAAAGGTCAGGGGTCATCAATCATAGCCGATTAATATGTTATTGTTTGCCTGCTGAAATTAAAAGTGTGAATAATCCAATTAGCAGATTTATACGGCTAAATGATTGTTTTATCAGGTAAGGGAAAACCGCTAATACTTTCTGAAGAAAGTCAATGTAAAATATCATGAATGTTTGCTTTAATTACCCCGCTTGTTCAAATCGAAAGTActgcaaacaaaacaaattgaaaagCTGAAAAAAAGCCAAATATTAGCGTAATTTACTAATTACTCAGTTACGCTAAGGAGGTAATTATGGAATCTGCAACACTGACTAAAAATTCAGTTATTCCTCCTGTGAACTCTCTTGAAGGAGGCAGTGTTAAGATCATTGTTTCAAAATGCCTTCTGTATTATGTGGGTAGGTGCATGCTAAAATCGTCAGATAATCGGTACATTATAGAGATTTGATAAGCAGGGAAAACTTAAGAAGTTTCGTAAGTAGTATTTTAGTCGTATCAATAAGAAAAATAACTGACATGACTTTCCAGGCATGATTGTCCTGCGAATAACAAAAATAATCGGCATGACAGTCGTGCCGATATTAAGGAAATTTATTGGCACGACTGTTGTGCGGATAGCCTTGgccaaataatttttaaaatagcaATGGAGAAAAGACACCACATTCTGAGATCAACTTGTGATTCAATTTTCAGCAAACCTGCACATTGGTGATTCAGGCGGATATAACACAGTTCATTCCGAAGAAGTGACTATTACCGCATACAGGGTCGAATTGTTTTGGGACGAATCGTCTAAATAAAACCAAAATTTGACTTCTCTTGTGTAAAGCGTATTAATATATGTATAAGGATAAATTCTTAACAAAATACAGATTTcgtctaaaacaaacaaaacacacttTAGAGACTCTGTATGGGTGTTTTCTTGGTTTGTACGTTGAAACTATTTTGACTTTCCCGGGATACTCCATTTTTAAATTGGTAATTTTGTTAACACGCGACTTCAATCTGAAGATTGCGGCTCCTTTTCTTTGTCGTCGTATAAACTTATCTGCCGGAAGTTCGCGGTATCCAAGTAAACAACATGGCGGATGGTGGTATGCAAATCATGGATACTCAGCCAGTTGAGGATGGATTTGTCCACATTAATGGAGAGACTCATGTCCTCAACTATGACACTAACATTTTAAATCTTGAGCAGAACCGGGAAGTGTCCCCAGGTGCAGATATTGAGCCAGACAATGATATAGTTACAGGAACAGAATCTGCTGATGAGGAAGAGGAGGatattgaggtaaacattcaaaTATATTTGTCATTAATACACAGTAAAGTTCTGCTAATGTGTATGGTCACTTTGATACTTTTCTTATATTCAaatagttctggctaccataacttttGTGACgcaatttttattttctgattgtcGCTTACATTAAATTATGGCATAACCACATTTGGTAGTCAAAATAGTTCGATTGTAAGATTATTTTATAGTTGTGACAGGCATTCTTACCATCAAAACCTcgaagaactaaaaaaaaatggaggataaatcacagtacacagtcatgtaaagttactggttttatcgCTTGTGCATAtatgttaatcgtgtacagtacatacatcagtttaaatcaccagaaaattcataGTTTTGGAAATTTTCtcttaatttttacataaatcatttgggaattgaatccccttttgatacatgtaagttttatttgaatttatggccaatttgtgacATAATTGGCAATTAAACCTAAAGCATGTAAAGGGTTggcagcaatgaaaatttcattggaaatttcctccactattttggtcttccAAGTGTTTGACACGAGTTCGGATATTGCCCATTAGAAAAATTactcagtatttcctaggattgcatcaaatttgttggactaccCCATTAATTAAATTTGGTTACCTAACCAGTGCAGAACCACAACATCTGCACATTGACTCTCATGAGAAACTGATGAtgatcaagatcaacattttgtatatttttgaattttattaaattaaaaatataaccaTTTTCAACAAAGTTCATGAAAAACATACCTTAGAAGGTTTAAATTCACAGAAAAGatcaacaaataataattttatatggcctatttgttttcaaaatgaagactttgaagagtaccctgatcatgTCACAACTGCACTGggggacaaaatattgcagacagggttgcccatttgaaacttgtgtgtataatttatgttcagaatttgttgcatggattattttatgtcagatcaaaagaaaaatttttaagaaatattttgaagtaaaaggtgagtccatgacatttcatttaaggaaattatagcgtgacagacttctggcatgatttctggttaggtttcaatatGGGATTCGTTTTTAAAAGCTAGTATTCAAAATGACCGTTCTATTATCTGCTTCTTGCATAACGGTTCTTTCCAGTATTTCAGTAAGTATGATGTCATTTTATTCAGCTGTCATTTCACAACAGTAATAAAGGCAAATCTATTAAAACATATCTGAACTGAATATAGATCTATGTATGAATCCTACTTGTAACACTCGAAAGAGGGGTTGGCAGTATGATCTAGATATATAGATAGAAACCTTTTTTTCAGTGCTGTAATTGTATGATCAAATCACTTTCACTGGGTGACACAGAGTAATAATACAAAATTGACCAGTGTTCACTagtaaaaaataaagtttcttggATCCTTTCATGTCTTTTCAATTGACAATGTTAATACATGAGCCTAATGTGGCAAactttgtcattttctttcaaaaatatagttttaaagaGAATATGAGAATTTCAGGAAAACAGTTTTTCTTTATTATTGAAAGTAGGTGAAAGTAATTTGTTTTATTGCATGTCATCCAGAAAACTGCAAATGATGTTGAggtagaaaatatttgtttttcatttcagttatCACCAGGTGGCATTTTAGATGAGGAAACAGTTGGTCGAGGACTATCTAACCTTGGGCGTTCAGCAGATGGGGCAAAACAGGTCTACCTGCACTGTACAATACCTGTAAGTAGCATTTTTCCCAATGGTTTAAACTTTGAACTGCCATCCTACAGCAATATATATTACTGAAaagcataattatattaatcagtTGAGAAAAGGAAAATCCTAGAGTAAAGATTGTAAGAGCTTGTAAAGTAAAAATCATTTGTATTACAGATCATTGGTATCTATATTTAAACACTATAATTatgtaattttgatattgtttaatttgCAATGTTTTTATTGTAATGTAAACCCTATTTGTCTGTTTTGCAGGGTTTCAACCTGATAGATATACAGGCAATTGCAAATTATACAGAACTCCAAAAAATTGAATTACCTTATAATCAATTAACAGGTAAAGAAGGATAAATTTTGATGACGATTTCAGATAATTCAgtgtttacagacatttaaaaaaacccaactaaaactgaaatatttctcaGCATCTTTTCAGAGGAATTGTTCCAGCAAAAGGAGTGTATACTATCACATATCAgtgttattttaaaaacaacCAATTTTTTTGTCCTTCATAATTATAATCTTTATATTCACACATTACTACACCAAATAAGTACATGTATGCGGTACACAGAATCCTGATTGATTCATTTTACTTTAGAAGGAATGGAGTCCGTTTCCTTTGAAGGTTGAAATGCAAAAAAGGCTTAGAAGATTTCAGTCAAAGTTGTTTCAGTATTGATTTAAAGATTACAAGTTATGCCCCTCTTCTACTGTTATTTTATCActagcatttaaaaaaaatcagtgttGCATAAGAAGGGAGAATTTCAATCAAGGGAAGGGGGTAAAATATCCAGATGAGATTGTACTTATGTTTACAACTTTGGTTGtgcctttaaaaatatatattaagtttgCTTTTGTAGTGCAATAATGTACAGATATGTTATAGTTTATTGTTCagtatatgagctgcaccatgagaaaaccagcgtagtgcatttgcgaccaacatggatccagaccagcctgcacatccgcacagtctggtcaggatccatgctgtccgctaacagtttctctaattgcaacaggctttgaaatcaaacagcatggatcctgaccagaatttgcggatgcacaggctggtctggatccatgctggtcgcaaatgcactatgttggttttctcatggcgcagctcatatgttTCCTATGTATTATATTAACAGATTTATCACCACTAAGCAATCTTCCATTCCTGCTGATTCTGGATGCTTCTCACAACAAACTGACCACAGTGCTTGACTTCAAACCACCAAAGAACCTGAAAGAAGTGGACCTGTCATTCAATGAAATTGAGGTCATGACAGATCTCTCAGCACACCATTACCTCACTAAACTCAACATAGACAGTATCCTTTTTATTGTTAATGCAACTCATTCATATCTTTagatgaagatttttttcttgaaCTTGTG includes these proteins:
- the LOC123528617 gene encoding ADP-ribosylarginine hydrolase Tri1-like, which translates into the protein MEYPGKVKIVSTYKPRKHPYRVSKVLRREIHRTYDRIYATIYGQCVGDAIGLLTEGLRKDEIKKHYKEVYDKLEMVHKKCFPDAHRRKWQQGDWTDETDQMVLILQSIVQKKSVVDPVDYAKRLMCWSEQGLPELGDEGSPGVCSHVKNVVSHPQFSEEPLRASEIVWRDSGRFVASNSAVARTAILGVHQHDTLGQVIKNTLDICRVTHYDPRCEASCVAVTTTIALMLQKNERHIKRSGKYDIESVIDEAYMFSSRLLKNDKDMKELKAYLYCTSLKDLHLDEAGRSNYTYKALGAGFWALKQKDFRQAIQDIVHEGGDADANAAVAGALLGCKLGLDAIPKSWMEPLKHRVWLDELIDRYFDMIERKKRQKETVV